TAGGTGGAAATGATTTTAGCTTTTCTATTCCTTATGATTTATCTTTTGAGGAAGAAGATAAAGAGTATGAATTAAAACAAATTCCAGAAGAGGTAAGAGACAAAGTAATTCCAATAGTTGAAACAGGTTGGCATATTGGAGGAACTTTATGGATAGATGATAAAGGGAAATTTTATCATACTCTTTATTATAGAAATGATTGTATGGAACAGTATGATTCTATCTTTGATTATTTAGAATATAACTTTAGGCACTATTTAGGAAATGAAATTTATGTAACTTTTGAAAGTCAAAGAGATTTAGAGAAAAATTAATATGAAAAATAGGAGGAGTTTTTATGAAAAAAGAATTACCATTTTTTAAATATTATCCAGACCCTTTAAAAACAGGAGAGTTTGAAACTGACGAAACAGTAATATGTGAATGTTGTGGAAAAGAAACTGATGTTTATTATACTGGGCCTTTTTATTCTGTTGAAGATATTGAATATTTATGTCCAGAATGTATAGCTAATGGAGAAGCAAGTAAAAAATTTGATGGTGATTTTGTATCACTTTATTTTGGAAAAGTTAGTGATGAAGAAAAAATTGATGAATTGATACATAGAACTCCTGGTTATCGTGGTTGGCAACAAGAATATTGGGTAGCTCATTGTAATGACTTTTGTGCTTTTATTGGTTATGTAGGAGCTAAAGAGCTAGAAGAGATGGGAATTTTAGAAGAAGTAATTAAAAATGGAAATCCTCAAGAGGAATGTGATTGGGATGAACAAGAGATAGAATTAATAAAAACTATGGTTAATGGCGAAAGTATGCAAGGATATTTATTTAGATGTTTACATTGTGGAAAACATTTTTTATATTATGATGTTGATTAGAGGTAAAACTTATGAAAAGACTAATAATGTTGATATTTTTTAGTTTTATAACCTATTCTTTTGGTTATCAGATAGAAGAAAATTTTACAGGACAGATAGTAAAAAAATATGAAAATGGACAAGTACAATCAGTAGAAAATTTTAAAAATGGGAAATTAGATGGAGAGTTTAAAGAATTTTATAAAGATGGAACTCTAGCTCAAATTGGAAGTTTTAAAAATGGAAATTTAGAAAATATAAAAGCTTTTTATGAAAATGGAAGTTTAAAATTTGAAGAAACTATAAAAGATAGAAAAGGAAAATATAAGGGATATTATCCTAATGGACAGTTAGAAGAAGAGGGAGAAGTTTTTCAAGGGGAAGAAACAGGAATTTGGAAGTATTATAATGAAGAGGGAAAATTACTTTCAGAAGGAAAATATAAAGAGGGTAAAAAGATAGGAAAATGGAAATTATATAATCCTGATGGAAGTTTATTAAAGATAGAAAATTATAAAGAAAAATAGGGAGGGACTATGTATAAGATTGGTTATCTTGGAAATTTTGAAACAGTACCTCAAGTAGTGGAATATATTATAAATAGTGATATTGAAAAATTGGAAGAGGAATATAAAAAAGGTTGGGATATAAATAAAAAAATATTTATACATGAATTTGCAATTGAAACTCCTTTGGAAATAGCAATACAATGTGTAAAAGAAGAAGTTATAGTGTGGCTTTTAGAAAAAGGGGTAAATGTAAAAGCTGAAATAGATGACTGGGTAACTCCTATTTCAAGTGCAGGACGTTTTTTATCTCCAGAGATGTGCGAATTATTAATAAAACATGGAGCATTAGAAAATTTAACTAAAAGACAATATGAAAGAATTTTTGCTGATATTTACTATGGGAAAAAATTTGAAAATATAGATGTTTTTGAGAAGTATGGAGTAACAGTTAAAAAATATGGAAATAATTGTTTGAGAGAAGCAGTTTATGATAGGAATATAGAGTTAGCTCAAATGTTTTTAGATTATGGAGTTGATATAAATTACCATGAATATGAAATGGTTTTTACTGACAATTCAACTCCTGTGATGGTAGCTGTTCAAAGAAATTCTCTTAAGTTAGTAAAATGGCTTGTAGAAAAGGGAGCTGATATTACAATTAAAAATAAGTTTGGAGAAAGACCATATACAATAGCAGTTTTAAACAAAAATCAAGAGATGATGGATTATATTAAAAGCTTAGAGCCAGTAGATTTTCACAATGAAGAAGCTAGAAAAAGTATAATAAAAAAATATAAATTACCAAAAGATATGGTAGAGTTTTTTAATAAAGGAGATTTAAAGATAGAGTTCTCTGAAAATATTAATAGCAAATATATTGAGTTTTTTAAATTGGAAGATACTGTTGAAATGAATTGGAAAAGAAAAAAATATCTTTCTTTAGTAAAAGATTTAGAAAATTATTGGTTACATCTTTTATGGTATTCTAAAGAAAAAACATTGTACATTTTTGATGGAGAGCATGAGGAGATTTATAAGATAGGAGATTGGAACTATTTTATAAATAATTGTGAAGAGATTGTAGGAAAATTCATAAATGGAGAGCTTTAAAAGGGGCTGATATTATGCTGGAAATATTTAAAATTAGTGTATCAGAACTTTATAGAAAGTCATTTAGAGTAGTTATAATATTTTTACTAAATCTAGCTATTGTCTTTGGAATAAATAAATTTGATATAAAAGTAGAAACCTTTACTATATTTGTTCCAGCTATGTTAGGGATACTTTTTATAGAGGAATGGAAAGGAAGAAGAGGAAAAGATATAGCAATAAACAGTTTAATCTATATAGTTATTTTCTCTTTAAATGCTCTTTTACTCTATGAACAGATAGAAATTTTAGATAGAAATGAGTTTTTAAGTAATAGTCAAATATTTTTCTTTAATCTAAAAACAGTATCTACTGATATTATAGTATCTATCTTTGTTATGGGATTTTTATATTCCTTAGTAAAAGATTTAAAGTGTAAAGTAGCTGTAATAGATATGTTTAGGTATTTTAAAGAAAAAGCTTCAAGGATTTTAGTCCTATTTTATGGAGTAATTTTTACTCTGTATATCTCCATTTTAATATTTTATGGATTAAATACTGATGTTTGCCATGATTTATTAAACCTATTTTTCCTTTTCTTTGTAACAATTTTTATCTGTTTTCTGATGTTAGTTTTTAAAAATTTTCTAATTTCAGATGGAAAAGATGAGGTTACTTATAGATTAAGAGGAAAATCTTTAGAATTTTATATAAAATCTATATTAAGTATAGTAGCAGTAATAGTTGTATTTGGAACAGGATTATCTTTTTATTTTGTAATTAGTATTTTGGTAAATAAGATACTTTTATTGATAGTTTGGGGAGTATTGGTTTTACTGGTAATAATAGAATTAGAAATTTTAATTCTAAATATATTAATTAAAATTAATGGAAGAATTCAGCCAAAATCAATGAATATAGGAAAATTTCTCAATATCTTAATTATTAATATCATAGGGGGAATAGTCTTAGCACTTATTGTATTTATAGAATATAATATTAATATGAATTTTATTCTTGAAAATAGCTTCTTACATAATTTTTTATTTATTCTAATGACAAGTTTTGTGGGATTAGTTATAAATTTTCAAGTACTAAGTGCTTTCATTAATAATCCACTTACTTTAGCTTTAAAAGATGGATTTAGTTTAACTAAAAAATTTTTAAAACCTAAAGTTCTGTTAATTTTAATAGGGGAAAATATTTTCTTAATGGTTAGTATTCTAAATGGAAGTTTTACAGGGCTTATATACTTTATAAATTTAATTATATCATTTTATTTAATAGAGTTTTATTTAGAAGAAAGGGAAGAAATAGAATAGATAAACATTTTATATTTTAAAGGTAGTCTAATTAGAA
The genomic region above belongs to uncultured Fusobacterium sp. and contains:
- a CDS encoding ankyrin repeat domain-containing protein, which codes for MYKIGYLGNFETVPQVVEYIINSDIEKLEEEYKKGWDINKKIFIHEFAIETPLEIAIQCVKEEVIVWLLEKGVNVKAEIDDWVTPISSAGRFLSPEMCELLIKHGALENLTKRQYERIFADIYYGKKFENIDVFEKYGVTVKKYGNNCLREAVYDRNIELAQMFLDYGVDINYHEYEMVFTDNSTPVMVAVQRNSLKLVKWLVEKGADITIKNKFGERPYTIAVLNKNQEMMDYIKSLEPVDFHNEEARKSIIKKYKLPKDMVEFFNKGDLKIEFSENINSKYIEFFKLEDTVEMNWKRKKYLSLVKDLENYWLHLLWYSKEKTLYIFDGEHEEIYKIGDWNYFINNCEEIVGKFINGEL
- a CDS encoding SUKH-3 domain-containing protein gives rise to the protein MRKVYKLNSEKSLAHQVLEYAGWYEGRKVDIEKIIEYYQKNGYLLNNFAKKFLQEFSGIKENWFFKYIGKNGEVRIGGNDFSFSIPYDLSFEEEDKEYELKQIPEEVRDKVIPIVETGWHIGGTLWIDDKGKFYHTLYYRNDCMEQYDSIFDYLEYNFRHYLGNEIYVTFESQRDLEKN
- a CDS encoding toxin-antitoxin system YwqK family antitoxin, producing MKRLIMLIFFSFITYSFGYQIEENFTGQIVKKYENGQVQSVENFKNGKLDGEFKEFYKDGTLAQIGSFKNGNLENIKAFYENGSLKFEETIKDRKGKYKGYYPNGQLEEEGEVFQGEETGIWKYYNEEGKLLSEGKYKEGKKIGKWKLYNPDGSLLKIENYKEK
- a CDS encoding CbrC family protein, which codes for MKKELPFFKYYPDPLKTGEFETDETVICECCGKETDVYYTGPFYSVEDIEYLCPECIANGEASKKFDGDFVSLYFGKVSDEEKIDELIHRTPGYRGWQQEYWVAHCNDFCAFIGYVGAKELEEMGILEEVIKNGNPQEECDWDEQEIELIKTMVNGESMQGYLFRCLHCGKHFLYYDVD